A stretch of Prunus dulcis chromosome 6, ALMONDv2, whole genome shotgun sequence DNA encodes these proteins:
- the LOC117632957 gene encoding tRNA dimethylallyltransferase 2 isoform X1 translates to MERGVASIETQRTQNPGPSEEKPKVVVIMGPTGSGKSKLAIDLASHFPIEVINADSMQVYNGLDVLTNKVPLHEQKGVPHHLLGTVSPNMEFTAKDFRDFSIPLIDDILSRNCLPVIVGGTNYYIQALVSPFLLDDTVEDMDESYIGDQPEDGQPQAGLVAEVDSSSYNYDHLKGIDPIAANRIHPNNHRKISQYLSLYAHHGVLPSQLLQGKAAENWGRVDNFRYNCRFICVDASLPVLDQFVEQRVDCMIDAGLLNEVYEIFTRNADYTRGLRQAIGVREFEIFLRAYITEANDEAHNLIDESMSLTSVDLPDKILKENMRVILKSISDSQPKIALNEAIDKMKMNTRRLVRRQKRRINRLEALFGWNIHFLDATKFILCKSDDTWAAEVVGPAVEMIRSFLNWDASLVPDLDTSNSSGMNVIQRDLWTQYTCKACGDKILRGAHEWEQHKQGRGHRKRMSRLKKSQGFFSMEQQRLPQHRGSS, encoded by the exons atggagagaggCGTTGCTTCCATTGAAACGCAGAGAACCCAAAACCCTGGACCCAGTGAAGAGAAGCCGAAGGTGGTGGTGATAATGGGACCCACAGGCTCAGGGAAGTCCAAGCTGGCCATTGATTTGGCATCCCACTTCCCCATTGAGGTCATCAACGCTGATTCCATGCAGGTCTACAATGGTCTGGATGTTCTCACCAACAAGGTTCCACTGCATGAACAAAAAG GAGTgcctcatcatcttcttgGGACTGTAAGCCCAAACATGGAGTTCACAGCTAAAGATTTCAGGGACTTTTCCATTCCT CTCATCGATGACATCTTGTCTCGCAACTGCTTGCCAGTCATAGTTGGGGGCACAAATTACTATATCCAG GCTCTTGTTAGTCCATTCCTTCTAGATGACACAGTAGAAGATATGGATGAAAGCTATATAGGTGATCAACCAG AAGATGGACAACCACAGGCTGGCCTGGTTGCTGAAGTAGACAGTTCCAGTTATAATTATGACCATCTTAAAGGCATTGATCCAATTGCAGCAAACAGAATCCATCCAAATAACCATAGAAAA ATTAGTCAGTACCTTAGTCTGTATGCTCATCATGGTGTTCTCCCTAGCCAACTTCTTCAGGGAAAGGCTGCTGAA AACTGGGGTCGAGTTGATAATTTCAGATACAATTGCCGTTTTATATGCGTGGATGCTTCTCTCCCTGTGCTGGACCAATTTGTGGAACAAAGAGTAGATTGCATGATTGATGCTGGTTTGCTTAATGAAGTCTATGAAATTTTCACTCGGAATGCAGATTATACTCGAGGTCTGCGGCAGGCCATTGGGGTTCGggagtttgaaatttttttgagagcTTACATTACTGAAGCCAATGATGAAGCACATAATTTGATAGATGAGTCGATGTCCTTGACGTCAGTAGACCTGCCTGATAAGATACTGAAGGAGAACATGAGGGTAATCCTTAAGTCCATCAGTGACAGCCAACCCAAAATTGCGCTAAACGAAGCTATtgataaaatgaaaatgaacaCCCGAAGACTAGTTCGTCGTCAG AAACGAAGGATAAACCGACTGGAGGCATTGTTTGGATGGAACATACATTTCCTTGATGCAACGAAATTCATATTAT GCAAATCAGATGATACATGGGCTGCAGAAGTGGTTGGACCTGCAGTGGAAATGATTAGATCTTTCCTTAATTGGGATGCGAGTTTGGTGCCTGATTTGGATACCTCAAACAGCAGTGGGATGAATGTGATTCAGAGGGACTTATGGACTCAGTATACATGCAAG GCTTGTGGTGACAAGATCCTCAGGGGAGCGCACGAGTGGGAACAACACAAGCAGGGTCGTGGCCATCGCAAACGAATGTCTCGGCTAAAAAAGTCTCAAGGATTTTTCTCAATGGAGCAGCAGCGGCTGCCTCAACATAGAGGCAGTAGTTAG
- the LOC117632957 gene encoding tRNA dimethylallyltransferase 2 isoform X2 encodes MERGVASIETQRTQNPGPSEEKPKVVVIMGPTGSGKSKLAIDLASHFPIEVINADSMQVYNGLDVLTNKVPLHEQKGVPHHLLGTVSPNMEFTAKDFRDFSIPLIDDILSRNCLPVIVGGTNYYIQALVSPFLLDDTVEDMDESYIGDQPEDGQPQAGLVAEVDSSSYNYDHLKGIDPIAANRIHPNNHRKNWGRVDNFRYNCRFICVDASLPVLDQFVEQRVDCMIDAGLLNEVYEIFTRNADYTRGLRQAIGVREFEIFLRAYITEANDEAHNLIDESMSLTSVDLPDKILKENMRVILKSISDSQPKIALNEAIDKMKMNTRRLVRRQKRRINRLEALFGWNIHFLDATKFILCKSDDTWAAEVVGPAVEMIRSFLNWDASLVPDLDTSNSSGMNVIQRDLWTQYTCKACGDKILRGAHEWEQHKQGRGHRKRMSRLKKSQGFFSMEQQRLPQHRGSS; translated from the exons atggagagaggCGTTGCTTCCATTGAAACGCAGAGAACCCAAAACCCTGGACCCAGTGAAGAGAAGCCGAAGGTGGTGGTGATAATGGGACCCACAGGCTCAGGGAAGTCCAAGCTGGCCATTGATTTGGCATCCCACTTCCCCATTGAGGTCATCAACGCTGATTCCATGCAGGTCTACAATGGTCTGGATGTTCTCACCAACAAGGTTCCACTGCATGAACAAAAAG GAGTgcctcatcatcttcttgGGACTGTAAGCCCAAACATGGAGTTCACAGCTAAAGATTTCAGGGACTTTTCCATTCCT CTCATCGATGACATCTTGTCTCGCAACTGCTTGCCAGTCATAGTTGGGGGCACAAATTACTATATCCAG GCTCTTGTTAGTCCATTCCTTCTAGATGACACAGTAGAAGATATGGATGAAAGCTATATAGGTGATCAACCAG AAGATGGACAACCACAGGCTGGCCTGGTTGCTGAAGTAGACAGTTCCAGTTATAATTATGACCATCTTAAAGGCATTGATCCAATTGCAGCAAACAGAATCCATCCAAATAACCATAGAAAA AACTGGGGTCGAGTTGATAATTTCAGATACAATTGCCGTTTTATATGCGTGGATGCTTCTCTCCCTGTGCTGGACCAATTTGTGGAACAAAGAGTAGATTGCATGATTGATGCTGGTTTGCTTAATGAAGTCTATGAAATTTTCACTCGGAATGCAGATTATACTCGAGGTCTGCGGCAGGCCATTGGGGTTCGggagtttgaaatttttttgagagcTTACATTACTGAAGCCAATGATGAAGCACATAATTTGATAGATGAGTCGATGTCCTTGACGTCAGTAGACCTGCCTGATAAGATACTGAAGGAGAACATGAGGGTAATCCTTAAGTCCATCAGTGACAGCCAACCCAAAATTGCGCTAAACGAAGCTATtgataaaatgaaaatgaacaCCCGAAGACTAGTTCGTCGTCAG AAACGAAGGATAAACCGACTGGAGGCATTGTTTGGATGGAACATACATTTCCTTGATGCAACGAAATTCATATTAT GCAAATCAGATGATACATGGGCTGCAGAAGTGGTTGGACCTGCAGTGGAAATGATTAGATCTTTCCTTAATTGGGATGCGAGTTTGGTGCCTGATTTGGATACCTCAAACAGCAGTGGGATGAATGTGATTCAGAGGGACTTATGGACTCAGTATACATGCAAG GCTTGTGGTGACAAGATCCTCAGGGGAGCGCACGAGTGGGAACAACACAAGCAGGGTCGTGGCCATCGCAAACGAATGTCTCGGCTAAAAAAGTCTCAAGGATTTTTCTCAATGGAGCAGCAGCGGCTGCCTCAACATAGAGGCAGTAGTTAG
- the LOC117630233 gene encoding two-component response regulator ARR17-like, which yields MAAVSASPPSSSSSAAASMELDSGDKVPHVLAVDDSFVDRKIIERLLTHSACKVTTAENAHGALELLGLADGQQNFSNTVSNVNMIITDYCMPGMTGYELLKKIKESPKVKQIPVIVVSSENIPTRIEKCLEEGAEEFLLKPLRLSDVKKLRCHLTSNAGNNSDEGLICVGR from the exons ATGGCTGCTGTTTCTGCTtctcctccttcttcttcttcttctgctgctGCATCAATGGAGTTGGACAGTGGTGATAAAGTACCACATGTTTTGGCTGTTGATGATAGTTTTGTCGACCGCAAAATCATTGAAAGGTTACTCACCCACTCCGCTTGCAAAG TGACCACAGCAGAGAACGCACATGGAGCATTGGAACTCTTGGGCCTGGCAGACGGGCAACAAAACTTTAGCAACACC GTTTCAAATGTAAACATGATAATCACGGATTACTGTATGCCAGGAATGACAGGGTATGAgcttctaaaaaaaattaag GAATCACCAAAAGTGAAGCAGATACCAGTAATTGTTGTTTCATCTGAGAACATACCCACCAGAATTGAGAA GTGCCTTGAGGAAGGAGCTGAGGAGTTCTTGTTGAAGCCTCTCCGGCTATCAGATGTTAAGAAATTGAGATGCCATTTGACGTCGAATGCCGGAAACAATAGTGATGAAGGGCTGATTTGTGTAGGAAGATGA